A portion of the Tiliqua scincoides isolate rTilSci1 chromosome 3, rTilSci1.hap2, whole genome shotgun sequence genome contains these proteins:
- the USP35 gene encoding ubiquitin carboxyl-terminal hydrolase 35, whose protein sequence is MDKILEAILMSSYPDHVKQGLVRRVIEASKQSMDSEQCWSMLELSTKFFLVGDTKFKRLVGKEVLEACGLYHREEFEEFFNVQFLLSLLQEGYGPLGKRSLYVLDYIHLGLPFVLDSRSANDIFSLLRTEVLRKVCERPGLKQCVKISKLLTQYPQCIPTGKRQALFCQQLIRCIGQFRTTSGREEAIVDFLDQVIKVGLLLQKIWKAQMSSILPSLKELFAIISSTEERETPSIALASVVQYVPLELMDGILRNLTNDDSITDVQMLMSISRMIEWVSWPLGKNIDKWIIALLKGLAAVKKFSILIEVTLSKIERVFSKLLYPILREGALSILRYMLLSFQHSHEAFHLLLPHIPRVVASLAKEDSNSAASCLEQLAELIHCMFFRFSGFPDLYEPVVEAIKAFPIPNEDRIKHLLGQNAWTSQKNELACFYPRLASKSETGKIGLINLGNTCYMNSIIQALFMASDFRRSVMNLAENNSQPLMAKLQWLFAFLEHSQRPAISPETFFSASWPPWFTRGAQQDCSEYLKYLLDRLHEEERTGRRIYQKLKESTMISQPGQRHSTNKTLVERMFGGKITTKIRCLKCLKVSSKEEAFTDLSLAFPPADQHVPVPSRSNALTLPVEDMGPQIIQPNGEVHSRASDSPRRLGTHHIPGENPAKVLPVETLRPEGQEASVPLRSTPSAIEAKPDEDSASAVREPVPARRASRSVPDLINYFLSPEMLTAENRYHCENCASLQDAEKLAELTEGPHYLVLTLLRFSFDLTAMRRKKILDNVSVPLVLTLPVLMPSEELRDASPVRSRGCAAPCSGFASVVYDLCSVVVHSGVSSESGHYYCYARECEDTSVGSDRKGASQDVPSENPLDVAIQWYLFNDTRVSFSSFESVSNVTSFLPKDTAYLLFYRQRMTGPKEGQGAAAESGWINGDLHSPDKSLMEAIAKDNILYLQEQEKEARSRSAYISALPKSPLWWKDFDGEDDEDGSAGGCGHSPGGGGGSSSFHGLVF, encoded by the exons ATGGATAAGATTCTTGAAGCCATCCTGATGTCTTCATACCCTGACCATGTGAAACAAGGTCTGGTGCGGCGAGTCATAGAGGCGTCCAAGCAGTCTATGGACAGCGAACAGTGTTGGTCTATGCTTGAACTTTCCACCAAGTTCTTTCTTGTGGGCGATACCAAGTTCAAGAGGCTGGTGGGCAAAGAGGTCCTCGAAGCCTGTGGTCTGTACCACCGGGAGGAGTTTGAGGAGTTCTTCAATGTTCAGTTCCTCTTAAGCCTCCTCCAGGAGGGCTATGGGCCTCTGGGGAAGAGGAGCCTTTACGTGCTGGATTATATACACCTTGGCTTGCCATTTGTGTTGGACAGCCGGTCTGCCAACGACATCTTCAGTCTGCTGAGAACTGAGGTTCTGAGGAAGGTCTGCGAGAGGCCTGGGCTGAAGCAGTGTGTGAAAATCAGTAAGCTTTTAACCCAGTATCCCCAGTGTATTCCCACTGGCAAACGCCAGGccctcttctgccagcagctcATCCGGTGCATCGGGCAGTTTCGAACCACGTCGGGAAGGGAAGAGGCCATTGTGGACTTCCTAGACCAGGTGATCAAGGTTGGCCTCTTGCTGCAGAAAATCTGGAAGGCTCAGATGTCCTCCATTCTCCCATCTTTGAAGGAGCTCTTTGCTATTATTTCTTCAACAG AAGAGAGGGAAACACCGTCGATTGCCTTAGCCAGCGTAGTCCAGTACGTTCCACTTGAACTCATGGATGGGATCCTAAGAAACCTCACCAATGATGACAGCATAACGGATGTACAGATGTTGATGTCTATCAGCAG aaTGATTGAGTGGGTTTCTTGGCCCTTGGGAAAGAATATTGACAAATGGATCATCGCCTTGCTGAAAGGCTTGGCTGCAGTGAAGAAGTTCAGCATTTTGATTGAAGTCACTCTTTCCAAAATCGAGAGG GTCTTTTCCAAGTTGCTGTACCCAATTCTAAGGGAGGGGGCGCTCTCCATTCTACGTTACATGCTGCTCAGCTTTCAGCATTCCCATGAAGCCTTTCACTTG CTTCTTCCACACATCCCCAGAGTGGTGGCCTCCCTCGCCAAGGAAGATTCCAACTCTGCGGCAAGCTGCCTTGAACAGCTGGCTGAGTTGATCCACTGCATGTTCTTCCGGTTCTCAGGATTCCCCGACCTCTACGAACCTGTTGTTGAGGCAATAAAA GCTTTTCCAATTCCAAATGAAGATCGAATTAAACACCTGCTTGGACAGAATGCTTGGACCTCCCAAAAGAATGAATTGGCCTGTTTTTATCCCCGCCTGGCTTCCAAATCCGAAACAGGGAAGATAGGGTTAATTAACCTGGGAAACACCTGCTATATGAACAGCATCATCCAAGCTCTTTTCATGGCCTCTGA TTTCAGGCGTTCAGTGATGAATTTAGCAGAGAACAATTCTCAGCCCTTGATGGCGAAGCTCCAGTGGTTGTTTGCCTTCCTAGAGCACAGTCAG CGGCCTGCCATCTCGCCTGAGACCTTCTTTTCTGCTTCGTGGCCTCCCTGGTTTACCCGGGGAGCGCAGCAGGACTGCTCTGAATACCTCAAGTACCTGCTCGATCG acttCATGAAGAAGAGAGAACAGGAAGAAGAATTTACCAGAAACTCAAAGAATCCACAATGATATCTCAGCCTGGCCAACGGCACTCCACAAACAAGACTCTAGTTGAGAGAATGTTTGGGGGCAAAATTACAACCAAAATTCGCTGTTTAAAGTGCCTAAAAGTCTCTTCCAAAGAAGAAGCCTTCACAGACCTCTCCTTGGCGTTCCCACCAGCCGATCAGCACGTGCCTGTACCCAGCCGAAGCAATGCCCTGACTTTGCCTGTGGAAGACATGGGCCCACAGATAATTCAACCTAATGGAGAAGTGCACAGTCGGGCAAGTGATTCACCAAGGAGACTGGGGACCCATCACATACCTGGAGAAAATCCTGCGAAAGTGTTGCCGGTTGAAACGTTGAGGCCAGAAGGTCAAGAGGCCTCTGTTCCTTTGAGGTCCACGCCAAGTGCCATCGAAGCGAAGCCTGACGAAGACTCCGCGTCGGCTGTGCGGGAGCCAGTCCCTGCTCGGAGAGCTTCCAGATCAGTTCCTGACCTGATCAATTACTTCTTATCTCCCGAGATGCTGACGGCAGAGAACCGGTACCACTGTGAGAACTGCGCATCCCTTCAAGATGCAGAGAAGTTGGCGGAGCTGACCGAAGGGCCTCACTACCTCGTCCTCACCCTCCTCAGATTCTCCTTTGACCTGACAGCCATGAGGAGGAAGAAGATCCTTGACAACGTCTCAGTCCCATTGGTGTTGACTCTTCCAGTCTTGATGCCCTCAGAGGAACTGAGAGATGCTAGCCCTGTGAGGAGCCGTGGGTGCGCTGCTCCCTGCAGTGGCTTTGCTTCTGTGGTGTACGACCTCTGCAGTGTGGTGGTGCATTCTGGGGTCTCCTCTGAGAGCGGTCATTACTACTGTTATGCCCGGGAGTGTGAGGATACCAGTGTAGGAAGTGACCGAAAGGGTGCCTCTCAGGATGTCCCCTCGGAAAACCCGCTGGATGTGGCGATCCAGTGGTACCTCTTCAATGACACTCGGGTTTCCTTCTCGTCTTTTGAGTCAGTTAGCAACGTGACCTCCTTCTTGCCCAAGGACACCGCTTATCTGCTGTTCTATAGACAGAGGATGACTGGGCCAAAGGAGGGGCAAGGGGCCGCGGCAGAGTCTGGCTGGATCAATGGAGACTTGCATTCCCCAGATAAGAGCCTGATGGAAGCCATTGCAAAAGATAACATCTTATACTTGCAG